One part of the Paenibacillus silvisoli genome encodes these proteins:
- a CDS encoding sialidase family protein has translation MGNVYVVRADQFNVASTGNITAFLHRSRDGGLTWDTPVLLSSVSDKVRRPAVTVDLKGNVYAAWITVSENDRYLIRRSLDGGTTFGTPIVVSPVDPVPLVLPVPNYGFRVLTYPSISCDRSVGPNTGAIYAVWQDNREGYADIFMSKSTDEGIVWSNPVSITGAPAGSQNFFPFVDVDPLTGVVNVVYYSNQVDGFDLDVFVTRSINGGQTFTNTRITNVSFNPNAGAGGPDPVPVIGDYITITSVPPGGYIATWMSTSPGSQTIFAGYSDIVIP, from the coding sequence TTGGGCAACGTTTACGTCGTTCGGGCCGATCAGTTCAACGTCGCGAGCACGGGCAATATTACGGCGTTCTTGCACCGTTCAAGAGACGGAGGACTGACCTGGGACACGCCGGTGCTGCTTTCCAGCGTGTCGGATAAAGTGAGAAGGCCGGCCGTAACGGTTGATTTAAAAGGGAACGTCTACGCCGCTTGGATAACGGTTAGCGAAAATGACCGTTATTTAATACGCCGCTCGCTGGATGGCGGAACTACCTTCGGCACGCCAATCGTCGTCTCGCCCGTCGACCCGGTTCCGCTGGTGCTCCCCGTACCTAACTATGGGTTTCGGGTATTGACGTATCCGAGCATATCCTGCGACCGGTCGGTTGGACCGAATACCGGTGCGATCTATGCCGTATGGCAGGATAACCGCGAAGGCTACGCCGATATTTTCATGTCGAAATCGACCGATGAAGGCATCGTATGGTCGAACCCGGTCAGCATTACGGGAGCGCCCGCAGGCTCCCAGAACTTCTTCCCCTTCGTCGATGTGGACCCGTTGACGGGCGTCGTCAACGTCGTTTATTACAGCAACCAGGTGGACGGCTTCGATCTCGACGTCTTCGTGACCCGCTCCATTAACGGCGGCCAAACGTTCACGAATACGCGGATTACGAACGTCTCCTTTAATCCGAACGCCGGAGCCGGCGGCCCAGATCCGGTGCCCGTCATCGGCGACTATATCACGATCACGAGCGTTCCTCCGGGCGGTTACATCGCGACATGGATGTCGACAAGCCCAGGATCGCAAACCATATTCGCCGGTTATTCCGATATTGTCATCCCCTAA
- a CDS encoding alpha/beta hydrolase, which produces MSTTSLTPALPAAGGFAPGLLPPLLPAPSPAPQAPERSIAGSRRKHAALAVLSALAAMVLFSALAFHGYVAWVIAHPYVPALYSNPQTAQGLAYSDVSFPSKSGRTTVHGWYIPAAAGAGADAPSVRTVVFSHGYGANREETWVPMYELAALLNRLHYNVFMFDYGYASSGVRSPATGGMEESQQLLAAVSYARSQGADEVVVWGFSMGAGTALQAALQTDATDRIDAMLLDSLFLPSSDSLFNNVRQYMNLPKYPSLPIIEWMLPFFTGVNFNQLPVDRVMETTYDMPLFIMHGSADAIASVDTAKHVAAGQFNSLSREWIVEGGQHEMLFRTRPKEYIQRAALFLSQVDTARKSAATAAA; this is translated from the coding sequence ATGAGCACGACATCGTTGACACCTGCACTGCCCGCAGCCGGAGGCTTTGCGCCGGGCCTGCTGCCCCCGCTCCTTCCTGCGCCTTCACCTGCACCGCAAGCTCCCGAGCGCTCGATTGCCGGGTCGCGCCGCAAGCATGCCGCGCTGGCCGTTCTTTCCGCGCTGGCGGCCATGGTGCTGTTCTCCGCGCTGGCCTTTCACGGCTATGTCGCGTGGGTGATCGCGCATCCTTACGTTCCTGCGCTTTATTCCAATCCGCAAACGGCGCAAGGCCTTGCTTACAGCGACGTGTCCTTCCCAAGCAAGAGCGGCCGTACCACCGTTCATGGCTGGTATATCCCGGCCGCGGCCGGTGCGGGAGCAGATGCTCCGTCCGTCCGTACGGTCGTCTTCAGCCACGGCTACGGCGCCAACCGCGAGGAGACATGGGTGCCTATGTATGAGCTTGCCGCGCTGCTGAACCGGCTGCACTATAATGTGTTCATGTTCGACTACGGCTACGCGTCGTCCGGCGTCCGCTCGCCTGCTACCGGCGGCATGGAAGAATCTCAGCAGCTGCTCGCCGCCGTCAGCTACGCCAGATCGCAAGGAGCCGACGAGGTCGTCGTGTGGGGCTTCTCGATGGGAGCCGGCACCGCCCTGCAGGCCGCGCTGCAAACCGACGCAACGGACCGCATCGACGCGATGCTGCTCGACAGCTTGTTCCTGCCCAGCTCGGATTCGCTCTTCAACAATGTTCGCCAATATATGAACTTGCCGAAATATCCGTCGCTCCCGATTATCGAATGGATGCTGCCGTTCTTTACGGGCGTGAACTTCAACCAGCTTCCGGTAGACCGCGTAATGGAAACGACCTACGACATGCCGCTCTTCATCATGCATGGCAGCGCCGATGCGATCGCTTCGGTCGATACCGCCAAGCATGTAGCCGCCGGGCAGTTTAATTCGCTCTCGCGCGAGTGGATCGTCGAGGGCGGTCAGCACGAAATGCTGTTCCGTACGCGTCCGAAGGAGTACATCCAGCGCGCCGCGTTGTTTCTCAGCCAAGTGGATACCGCCCGGAAATCCGCCGCCACCGCTGCCGCGTAA
- a CDS encoding IclR family transcriptional regulator, with protein MAEDGKSTVRAVERALDILLCFTKKKEWAMTELADSVGLHKSTVHRMLATLEERGFVVRDVASDRYKLGLRIWELSANMSGADDPAVIGLPEMERLRDMLGETVSLYLRDGNERIRIQAVQSIQAIRRVAPIGARLPLYVGASSKVLIAFEEPAKREELLQDASWPAAFDRQQFREQMAEWQQLGYAMSVEEREQGAAAVAAPVFSRTGKLVAALSVSGPSNRLTPEIMRSQAPAVIEAARRLGVMLK; from the coding sequence ATGGCTGAAGATGGAAAATCAACGGTTCGCGCCGTCGAACGGGCGCTGGATATACTGCTTTGCTTTACGAAGAAGAAAGAGTGGGCGATGACGGAGCTGGCCGACAGCGTCGGGCTGCATAAGAGCACGGTCCACCGGATGCTGGCTACGCTCGAGGAGCGCGGATTCGTCGTTCGGGACGTCGCTTCCGACCGCTACAAGCTCGGTCTGCGCATCTGGGAGCTGTCGGCGAATATGTCGGGTGCCGACGATCCGGCCGTCATCGGTCTGCCGGAGATGGAGCGGCTGCGCGATATGCTCGGCGAGACCGTCAGCCTCTACCTGCGCGACGGCAACGAGCGGATCCGGATTCAGGCCGTGCAGAGCATCCAGGCCATTCGCCGGGTCGCGCCGATCGGCGCGAGATTGCCGCTGTATGTAGGCGCATCCAGCAAGGTGCTGATCGCGTTCGAGGAGCCGGCCAAACGCGAGGAGCTGCTGCAGGATGCCTCGTGGCCGGCTGCCTTCGACCGCCAGCAGTTCCGCGAGCAGATGGCGGAGTGGCAACAGCTGGGCTACGCGATGAGCGTGGAGGAACGCGAGCAGGGGGCGGCGGCCGTCGCGGCGCCGGTCTTCTCCCGCACGGGCAAGCTCGTCGCGGCGCTGTCCGTGTCCGGCCCGTCCAACCGGCTGACGCCGGAAATTATGCGCAGCCAAGCGCCTGCCGTCATTGAAGCGGCACGCCGGCTGGGCGTTATGCTGAAATAA